The proteins below are encoded in one region of Balaenoptera acutorostrata chromosome 11, mBalAcu1.1, whole genome shotgun sequence:
- the GPR19 gene encoding probable G-protein coupled receptor 19 isoform X2, with product MNMVFAHRMDNSKPPLVVPTLLVPLQNHSCTETASPLLSRDLTELYEEHGWRSNGTDLRYRPNPGEVATASIFFGALWLFSIFGNSLVCLVIHRSRRTQSTTNYFVVSLACADLLISVAGMPFVLLQFTTGRWALGSATCKAVRYFQYLTPGVQVYVLLSICIDRFYTIVYPLSFKVSREKAKKMIAASWIFEAAFVTPVFFFYGSNWDNHCNYFLPSSWEGTAYTVIHFLVSFVIPSVPIILFYQKVIKYIWRIGTDGRTVRRTMNIVPRTKVKTIKMFLILNLLFLLSWLPFHVAQLWHPHERDYKKSSLVFTAITWISFSSSASKPTLYSIYNGNFRRGMKETFCMSSMKCYRSNAYTITTSSRMAKKNYVGVSEILPTAKAVAKDSSYGSFDREAKEKKLAWPINSNPPNTFV from the coding sequence atgaatatGGTTTTTGCTCACAGAATGGATAACAGCAAGCCGCCTTTGGTTGTTCCTACACTTCTGGTGCCCCTCCAAAACCACAGCTGCACGGAAACGGCCTCCCCTCTGCTGAGCCGAGACCTGACGGAGCTCTACGAGGAGCACGGCTGGAGGAGCAACGGAACAGACCTGCGCTACAGACCGAACCCCGGGGAAGTGGCCACAGCCAGCATTTTCTTTGGGGCCCTGTGGTTGTTTTCTATCTTTGGCAATTCCCTGGTGTGTCTGGTCATCCACCGGAGCAGGAGGACTCAGTCCACCACCAACTACTTCGTGGTGTCCCTGGCGTGTGCCGACCTGCTCATCAGCGTGGCCGGCATGCCTTTCGTCCTGCTGCAGTTCACCACCGGCCGGTGGGCCCTGGGCAGCGCCACGTGCAAGGCCGTGCGCTACTTTCAGTATCTCACCCCGGGCGTCCAGGTCTACGTTCTCCTCTCCATCTGCATAGACCGGTTCTACACCATCGTCTACCCTCTGAGCTTCAAGGTGTCCAGAGAAAAAGCCAAGAAGATGATTGCAGCGTCCTGGATCTTTGAGGCGGCCTTTGTGACCCCCGTCTTCTTTTTCTATGGCTCCAACTGGGACAATCATTGTAACTATTTCCTCCCCTCCTCTTGGGAAGGAACTGCCTATACCGTCATCCATTTCTTGGTGAGCTTTGTGATTCCATCCGTCCCCATAATCTTATTTTACCAGAAGGTCATAAAATACATTTGGAGAATCGGCACCGATGGTCGAACAGTGAGGCGGACGATGAACATCGTCCCGAGGACAAAAGTGAAAACGATCAAGATGTTCCTcattttaaatcttctgtttttgCTCTCCTGGCTGCCCTTTCATGTTGCTCAGCTGTGGCACCCGCATGAACGAGACTATAAGAAAAGTTCCCTTGTTTTTACAGCTATCACATGGATATCTTTTAGTTCCTCAGCCTCTAAACCTACTCTGTATTCCATTTATAATGGCAATTTTAGGAGAGGAATGAAAGAGACTTTCTGCATGTCCTCGATGAAGTGTTACCGAAGCAATGCCTACACTATCACAACCAGTTCAAGGATGGCCAAAAAAAACTATGTCGGCGTCTCAGAAATCCTCCCCACGGCCAAAGCTGTAGCCAAAGACTCAAGCTATGGTTCATTTGACAGGGAAGCCAAGGAAAAAAAGCTTGCTTGGCCCATTAATTCAAATCCGCCCAATACTTTTGTCTGA
- the GPR19 gene encoding probable G-protein coupled receptor 19 isoform X1, protein MWDTCASTGVCPAASERTKREKMNMVFAHRMDNSKPPLVVPTLLVPLQNHSCTETASPLLSRDLTELYEEHGWRSNGTDLRYRPNPGEVATASIFFGALWLFSIFGNSLVCLVIHRSRRTQSTTNYFVVSLACADLLISVAGMPFVLLQFTTGRWALGSATCKAVRYFQYLTPGVQVYVLLSICIDRFYTIVYPLSFKVSREKAKKMIAASWIFEAAFVTPVFFFYGSNWDNHCNYFLPSSWEGTAYTVIHFLVSFVIPSVPIILFYQKVIKYIWRIGTDGRTVRRTMNIVPRTKVKTIKMFLILNLLFLLSWLPFHVAQLWHPHERDYKKSSLVFTAITWISFSSSASKPTLYSIYNGNFRRGMKETFCMSSMKCYRSNAYTITTSSRMAKKNYVGVSEILPTAKAVAKDSSYGSFDREAKEKKLAWPINSNPPNTFV, encoded by the coding sequence aactaagagggaaaaaatgaatatGGTTTTTGCTCACAGAATGGATAACAGCAAGCCGCCTTTGGTTGTTCCTACACTTCTGGTGCCCCTCCAAAACCACAGCTGCACGGAAACGGCCTCCCCTCTGCTGAGCCGAGACCTGACGGAGCTCTACGAGGAGCACGGCTGGAGGAGCAACGGAACAGACCTGCGCTACAGACCGAACCCCGGGGAAGTGGCCACAGCCAGCATTTTCTTTGGGGCCCTGTGGTTGTTTTCTATCTTTGGCAATTCCCTGGTGTGTCTGGTCATCCACCGGAGCAGGAGGACTCAGTCCACCACCAACTACTTCGTGGTGTCCCTGGCGTGTGCCGACCTGCTCATCAGCGTGGCCGGCATGCCTTTCGTCCTGCTGCAGTTCACCACCGGCCGGTGGGCCCTGGGCAGCGCCACGTGCAAGGCCGTGCGCTACTTTCAGTATCTCACCCCGGGCGTCCAGGTCTACGTTCTCCTCTCCATCTGCATAGACCGGTTCTACACCATCGTCTACCCTCTGAGCTTCAAGGTGTCCAGAGAAAAAGCCAAGAAGATGATTGCAGCGTCCTGGATCTTTGAGGCGGCCTTTGTGACCCCCGTCTTCTTTTTCTATGGCTCCAACTGGGACAATCATTGTAACTATTTCCTCCCCTCCTCTTGGGAAGGAACTGCCTATACCGTCATCCATTTCTTGGTGAGCTTTGTGATTCCATCCGTCCCCATAATCTTATTTTACCAGAAGGTCATAAAATACATTTGGAGAATCGGCACCGATGGTCGAACAGTGAGGCGGACGATGAACATCGTCCCGAGGACAAAAGTGAAAACGATCAAGATGTTCCTcattttaaatcttctgtttttgCTCTCCTGGCTGCCCTTTCATGTTGCTCAGCTGTGGCACCCGCATGAACGAGACTATAAGAAAAGTTCCCTTGTTTTTACAGCTATCACATGGATATCTTTTAGTTCCTCAGCCTCTAAACCTACTCTGTATTCCATTTATAATGGCAATTTTAGGAGAGGAATGAAAGAGACTTTCTGCATGTCCTCGATGAAGTGTTACCGAAGCAATGCCTACACTATCACAACCAGTTCAAGGATGGCCAAAAAAAACTATGTCGGCGTCTCAGAAATCCTCCCCACGGCCAAAGCTGTAGCCAAAGACTCAAGCTATGGTTCATTTGACAGGGAAGCCAAGGAAAAAAAGCTTGCTTGGCCCATTAATTCAAATCCGCCCAATACTTTTGTCTGA